The Streptomyces sp. NBC_00286 nucleotide sequence GGTTGCCCTGGTCCTCGGCCGCCACCAGCTGCGTGACGATGTCCTTGGCGGGGCACTGTTTGCGGTCGGCGGCCATGTTCATGGCGTACGAGATGAGCTCGGTGGCCGACTCCTGGCCGACCTCTTCGGTGATCGCGTACTCCGGATCGTCGTACGAGATCATCTTGTTGGACCAGTCGAAGATCTTGAGGCGGTCCTCCTGCGGGATGCCGATGAGCTCGGCTATCGCCTGGAGGGGGAGTTCGCAGGCGACCTGGGTGACGAAGTCGAAGGGGCCGGTCTGGGCGACGGCTTCCTGGACGATCGAGTGGGCGCGCCGGCGCAGCGTGTCCTCCAGGGCGCGGATCGCGCGCGGGGTGAAGCCGCGCTGCACGATGCCGCGGACGCGGGTGTGTTCGGGCGGGTCCATGTTGAGCAGGATCAGCCGCTGGACCTCGATGGCGTCGCGCGGGATGTGCTCGTTGAAGCGGATGATCGCGGTGTTGAGCCAGGAGGAGAACAGCTCTGGGTGCGTGGAGACGTACTTGACGTCAGCGTGCCGCGTGACGGCCCAGTAACCCTCGTCCTCGAAGCCCGCGATGCCGGGCTGCTGGGGGATCCAGTGGACCGGTTCGGCCTGACGCAGCTCGGTGAACTCCGGGAGAGGCACGCGGTGGTGCAGCAGATCGGGATCGGTGAAATCGAACCCGTCGGGCAGCGCTGGACAGGGCATCGGCAACTCCGGGTCGTGCGACGGGGTTTGATCTGGGGTTTTGGTCCGGGTCTTCGTTCCGGGGTTTGGTCCGGGGGTTGTGTTGACGTCTGTGTGGGCGTCTGTTCTGACGAACCATCAGGTACCGGGAATTGCCGTGAAGGTAGTAACGGGTTCTACAAGTCGCAATAGGCATGACGGGTCGAATTGCGTGCGGAGTTCGTGCAGATCGCGACTTCGGGGGGTGCAAGACCCTTGCGGTGCACGGCGTGGGCTCAGCAGACTGCGTAGAGAACTAGTACGCGTTCTAGTTCAGCGCACCGGGTGGGCCGGGCCGCCCGTGATGCGTGAAGGGCGAGGAGAGGACTGGGGAACATGGCCGCTGAACCCGTCATCGTCGAAGCCGTACGCACGCCGATCGGCAAGCGCGGTGGCGCGCTCGCCAACCTGCATCCCGCCTATCTCCTGGGCGAGACCTACCGTGAACTCCTGGGCCGTACGAACATCCCCGCCGACTGCGTCGAGCAGATCGTCGGCGGCGCCGTCACCCACGCCGGCGAGCAGTCGGGCAACCCCGCCCGTACCGCGTGGCTCGCGATGGGCCTGCCGTACGAGACGGCCGCGACGACCGTGAACGCTCAGTGCGGCTCCTCGCAGCAGGCCTCGCACATGGTCGCCAACATGATCGCGGCCGGCGTCGTGGACGTCGGCATCAGCTGCGGCGTCGAGGCCATGTCCCGGGTGCCGCTCGG carries:
- a CDS encoding cytochrome P450, whose translation is MPCPALPDGFDFTDPDLLHHRVPLPEFTELRQAEPVHWIPQQPGIAGFEDEGYWAVTRHADVKYVSTHPELFSSWLNTAIIRFNEHIPRDAIEVQRLILLNMDPPEHTRVRGIVQRGFTPRAIRALEDTLRRRAHSIVQEAVAQTGPFDFVTQVACELPLQAIAELIGIPQEDRLKIFDWSNKMISYDDPEYAITEEVGQESATELISYAMNMAADRKQCPAKDIVTQLVAAEDQGNLTSDEFGFFVLMLAVAGNETTRNAITHGMHALLTHPDQWDLYKRERPSTTAEELVRWATPIVSFQRTATQDTELGGQRIKKGDRVGLFYSSANNDPAVFDSPEVLDITRDPNPHLGFGGGGPHYCLGKSLATLEIDLIFNAIADAMPGLRLVGDPRRLRSAWVNGVKELQVSAS